Sequence from the Bacteroidota bacterium genome:
ATAGGTGCAAGACGGCGCGATATACTTTCACAATTTTTAATGGAAGCTATTGTATTAAGTCTTCTCGGTGGTTTTATCGGGATTATATTCGGTGTTACTGGTTCGAATTTAATATCAAAATTTGCCGATTGGCCCACGTTTGTTTCTGAGGGTTCGATTGTACTTGCAGTATTTTTTTCGATGGCAGTTGGTGTGTTCTTCGGATTCTATCCTGCGCGCAAAGCTGCAAGTATGAATCCGATTGATGCGTTGAGATACGAGTAAGATGACCTCGTTTAAAATGAAAACGATATATTACTGCGTAAAATGTAGGGTAAACTCACAAATAGGTAACGCGGAATTCCAAATCTGTAATCCAATTTCAATCCAATCGGTGTTTAGCCCGAAGCAAAAAACAAAAAGATTATTATGACGAAATTGTGGACTGAAGAAGAAATTAAAATATTGAGAGCGTCTTACTCAAAGCGCGGTTCAGTATATGTGGGTAAAAAAATTAATCGTTCTCCGGATTCTGTCATCGCAAAAGCTATTCAATTAGGAATTCGTTCAAAACGAGTTAAAAAATGGGAGACGTGGGAAGATAATTATTTACTGAGGCACTATAACGACCGCTCTAATGCGGCGATTGCCAGGACATTAAAAAGAACTATCCCATCTGTCCTAATTCGTGCAAAAAAATTGCGACTGACTGAAAAAAGAGCCGCAAATTGGGCGGATGAAGAAATAAATCTGCTGAAGAGTTGTTATCACGACCGCAAGATTTCTTTGCACGAACTTTCTCAAAAAATAGGCCGCACACGATATAGTATTTTGCTAAAAGCACAAACTTTGGGTTTAAGCAGGCCATTACACGACCACGATTGGACAAAAGAAGAACGCCAGTACGTTAAAAAACATTATCATAAAAAAACTTATAGAGAAATTGCTGATAAGCTTGGAGTTAGTATCAATGCAGTTTCTCATTACGTAAATCGGATGGGTATTCTGAAAAGACAGCCAGGTAGAAAATGGACTGAGGAGGATAAAGAATTTTTAAGAAAGAACTACAAAATAATTCCAACAAAAGAAATCGCTTTGAAACTGAATAGGAGTTACGATTATGTCGTGAACTATGCGGGATTACTCGGTTTAAGTTCAGGTCCAAATAAACCCTGGACAGCTGAAGAAAAGGAGTTCCTGAAAGATAATTATAAAAAAATACCGATTGAGGATATAGCAAAAAATTTGGACAGGACAGTTAAAGCGATTTCCTCTTATATTTCAAAGTATAACTTCACGAAAATAAAATAATAGCATTTTATAACTTTTCGATGTGGATTTTTAACGATGCTTAAAACTATCAAACTTAAATCTACGAAACTAATCCAACCGGGATATATAATTGCCGTTGTAGTTGTGATAGCTGCCTCAATGATTATTTCTGCGATTTGGGAATTGACGCAAAGTCGAAAAGAACTTTACCATTTAATGACTGAAGAAGCAACGCTGCTGATTGAAACAATGACGTTGAGCAGTGCCAACACCGTTTTATCGAATGCCGAAATGGAAGATTTAATCGCAGATAGATTATTAAGCGTGGCATATATGGTCTCAGAATTAGATAGTATAACTGCTATAAGCAATAAATACTTAAAAAGGATTGCCGATGAGAATCAGGTTGATAGGATAAATATTTTTGACGTAAAGGGGAATAAGATCGCAAGCAGTTACACTCATGATACCACACACGAAAGTTTAAAAGCCAAACATTCGCCTTCCGATTTTATTCAACCGATACTCAAGGGTGAAGTTACCGAACTGATTATCGGATTGAAAGAAGCGCGATACGAGAACGGGAAAAGATTTGCAGTTGCGGTTCGCCGTAAATCAAATGAACGCGGTGCTGTTGTCGTAAATATCGATGCAGCTTATCTGTTGAGTTTTCGTGAAAAAATCGGTTTCGGAAGAATGCTTCAGGACATAGGCAACAATGCAGGTATCGAATACATAGTTTTACAAGACAGCGATGGAATACTTGCGGCGAGTAAATCAGTTTCCGAAATAAATTCGATTGAGGGTGATGAATTTTTGGAAAATGCACTTCAAAGAAAATCAGTCCATACCCGCGTATCTTCCTTTAATGATATGGACGAAATACACGCACTTGAGGACAGGATGTCGCGTCGTACTGTAATTATATCTCTCGTATTGTTTGTGCTTGCTTCACTCGTAATCGGAGTAATTATCGTCAACCAAAATCTTAAATTCGTTTCTCGGGAATACGAAAAAATCCAAACCTACACCGGCAGCGTCATTCAAAATATGGCTGATGCACTGATCACTACTGATGCCGAAGGATTTATAACAATCTTCAATAAACAAGCGGAGAATCTTTGTGCGACAGATTCACACCATGTTATTGGGAAACATATATCAAAAATTTTTAACAATCAGTTGGTTGTTTTGGCTGAAAGTTTAAATACCCGCAACTCGTTAAAAAATATTGAGTTAACTGTCGTATGTCCCAATAAAGGCAGTCGAATTCTTGCTATCAATACTTCGTTTGTTTACAACGAGGGCGATGTCTTAAGTTCGTTTACCGCCGCTTTGAAGGATGTTACTGAGACACGTGCAATGGAGCGGCATATACAACAGCGCGAAAAATTGGTTGCAATGGGTGAGCTTGC
This genomic interval carries:
- a CDS encoding ATP-binding protein; translation: MLKTIKLKSTKLIQPGYIIAVVVVIAASMIISAIWELTQSRKELYHLMTEEATLLIETMTLSSANTVLSNAEMEDLIADRLLSVAYMVSELDSITAISNKYLKRIADENQVDRINIFDVKGNKIASSYTHDTTHESLKAKHSPSDFIQPILKGEVTELIIGLKEARYENGKRFAVAVRRKSNERGAVVVNIDAAYLLSFREKIGFGRMLQDIGNNAGIEYIVLQDSDGILAASKSVSEINSIEGDEFLENALQRKSVHTRVSSFNDMDEIHALEDRMSRRTVIISLVLFVLASLVIGVIIVNQNLKFVSREYEKIQTYTGSVIQNMADALITTDAEGFITIFNKQAENLCATDSHHVIGKHISKIFNNQLVVLAESLNTRNSLKNIELTVVCPNKGSRILAINTSFVYNEGDVLSSFTAALKDVTETRAMERHIQQREKLVAMGELASGVAHEIRNPLNSVNMIAQRYEKEFVPQANHDEYYGLTKILRSEVQRVNNIVQQFLRFARPPKLNIASIPSLEFLTDLKNIFEVQISSKNIELEISSTENCILNIDREQMKQVFLNLLQNSIGSMPQGGKISLKLFCNEDKRIFEFQDTGIGIPEKNLSKIFNLYFTTRAEGTGLGLSIVQQIVSQHDGLINVKSAQGTGTKFIIELPLKVS